The genomic DNA GGCGACGACCCGGCCATCATGGGCGGCATCGGCCGCTTCCAAGGCCGTCCCGTCACCGTCATCGGCCATGTGAAGGGCAAGGATACGAAGGAGAACATCTACCGCAACTTCGGCATGCCCCATCCTGAAGGGTATCGCAAGGCCTTGCGGCTGATGCGGCAGGCAGCCAAGTTCGGCCGGCCCATCATCTGCTTTATCGATACACCGGGCGCCTACTGCGGCATCGGCGCCGAGGAGCGCGGCCAGGCAGAAGCCATCGCCCGCAACCTCTTTGAGATGGCGGCACTGCCGGTGCCGATCATCTCTGTGATCATCGGTGAAGGCGGCAGCGGCGGCGCCCTGGCCCTTGGTGTGGCCGACCGTCTGTTGATGATGGAACACGCTGTCTACTCCGTCGCTTCGCCCGAATCGGCCGCCTCGATCCTCTTTAAGGATGCCACCCTGGCGCCGCAGGCGGCGGCGGCCATGGGCATCACGGCGGAGCGGTTGAAAGACCTGAAGTTGATCGACCGCATCGTCCCCGAGCCCTCTGGCGGCGCCCACCGCAACCCGATCGGAACGGCGAAAGAACTGGCGGCGGCGCTCAGCGGCGAACTGGAATCGCTGATGGCCCTTTCCGACCAGGAACTGCTCGAAGGCCGCTACAGCAAGTATCGCAACCTGGGGTTGCACTGCATCGATGATCAGCCCTTCGCACCTTGCGGCGCGGACGCTTCCGATGCGGCCGAGATGTGATTGCGAAACAAATAATCAAAAAGACGTCGCCGGGCGCAAGCACCGGCGGCGTTTTCTTTTACCTTCCGTCCGCCCTTTCCGTACAATGCAGAGAGGGGGGGTTACGGACATGCGCGATCACAACAGGCGCAACAGCGATCAGAAGGGCGCCATCGTTATTTTTTTTGCCCTGCTGCTGCCCGTCCTGATCGGCTTTCTCGGCTTGGCCATTGACCTGAGCTGGCTGTACCTGAACAAACAGAAGGCCCAGGCGGCCGTCGATTTCGCCGCCTTGTCGGCGGCCCAGAAAGTCGTCGAAAACCCAGCGGCGGCCAGCGCGGCGGCTACTACGATGGCGGCCAAAAACGGCCTCGACCCAGTCAACTTCCGGATCGAACAGGATGAGCACGGCATCGCCAACATCGTGCGCCTGGAGGCGTCCAAAGGGGTCGATCTCTTTTTTCTTCCTTTATTCGGCTACCGGGAGTGGGCGCTCCACGTCACGGCTGCGGCGAAGGCCTATGATCGGGCGGCGCCGGTCTTTCGGTACACGATCTTCGCCGGTTCGGACACATCGGCACTGTCTCTCTCCGGCAACGGCAACACCATCAACGGCAAGGTGCGGGCCAATGGCGGCCTAGACATCACCGGCACGGGAAATCAGTTTACCGATGTCGTTGAATATGGCGGCGCCTTATCCGGCATGAGCGGCAACAGTTTTACTCGGTTGCCCCTTTTGATGTCACCGGCGCCCTTCTCCCTGCCCGGCTGGGCCGAATTGCGCGACGGCGCTGTCCAATCCTATGCGAGCGGGCTCGTCATCACAGAGATGAACCTGAACGGCATCCTCTATGTCGATGGCGATGTCACCGTCGAATCGGCGTCATTGAGCGGAAGCGGGGTGATCGCCGCCTCCGGCGACATCCGCATCACCGGCACGGGAGCGCGGTATAACGGCGCCGGGAGCCGGGCGGCCTACTACTCGCGGAAAAACATCTTTGTGAGCGGCGACGGGCTGCAGGTGGACGGTGTGCTCTGCGCGCCGGCAGGAAGCATCAT from Heliomicrobium gestii includes the following:
- a CDS encoding pilus assembly protein TadG-related protein produces the protein MRDHNRRNSDQKGAIVIFFALLLPVLIGFLGLAIDLSWLYLNKQKAQAAVDFAALSAAQKVVENPAAASAAATTMAAKNGLDPVNFRIEQDEHGIANIVRLEASKGVDLFFLPLFGYREWALHVTAAAKAYDRAAPVFRYTIFAGSDTSALSLSGNGNTINGKVRANGGLDITGTGNQFTDVVEYGGALSGMSGNSFTRLPLLMSPAPFSLPGWAELRDGAVQSYASGLVITEMNLNGILYVDGDVTVESASLSGSGVIAASGDIRITGTGARYNGAGSRAAYYSRKNIFVSGDGLQVDGVLCAPAGSIIVSGSTNRLVGALTASTITLNTSQSLFFYDASAVGLLTGKGAQLLK
- the accA gene encoding acetyl-CoA carboxylase carboxyl transferase subunit alpha, with protein sequence MALPLDFEKPLFELETKINELRTFSHEKDLDFTSEIATLEQKAEELRKKIYRDLTPWQQAQLARHPDRPNTIEYIRLIFEEFFEMKGDRLYGDDPAIMGGIGRFQGRPVTVIGHVKGKDTKENIYRNFGMPHPEGYRKALRLMRQAAKFGRPIICFIDTPGAYCGIGAEERGQAEAIARNLFEMAALPVPIISVIIGEGGSGGALALGVADRLLMMEHAVYSVASPESAASILFKDATLAPQAAAAMGITAERLKDLKLIDRIVPEPSGGAHRNPIGTAKELAAALSGELESLMALSDQELLEGRYSKYRNLGLHCIDDQPFAPCGADASDAAEM